Sequence from the Rutidosis leptorrhynchoides isolate AG116_Rl617_1_P2 chromosome 3, CSIRO_AGI_Rlap_v1, whole genome shotgun sequence genome:
CGAAGCTTGAGccaaagtatttgaagatgattaatTTGAGAAAGAGTGCAAAAGGAAGAATTCTTGCCTGGGcgtacattgaagaattcaacatgtttgcgaTTAAGAGAGAGTTTGGCGTTGATTATATTAAACATGGTCACGAATTCAAATCACTGCCGTATTTTGAGCTAATGCAGATTGCCAGGTTAAGAATGTTATATTGTGGATTTGGTGATCGATCTTCGTTGCTGGTGAAGAAGATTCGAATTGCTTTTAATTCAaagaattgggaaggttttagGCCACAATTTCCTAGGATTAGTTTCAAGGTTAATCCTAGAACTGGTGAATCTAGTGAATCTCGAAGGATTGTGAAGTATAAGCgagcaaagactatgaagaaggtaccTTTAAGGAAGTTGCCGcagaattggagtcagagattcagatggtggttttatgatgatcgttctgaagaagctgtgattgttttggataagctgaaagaagatgatattgattgcattcgtgtgttggatccgatctggttaagaaactgtaccgaggctgataTTTTTACATTGTATTACAATCGTATGCTCTATCGTCGTGAAAACAGGgtacaggctgaacagtatgtgaaagtagctaagctgtgctacttgaacaacatggtaATCGATCCGTACGAATGAAGAATATAATGACTGAAGATGTTTGAAATAGaattaggtcttagggggagtttgttgatgcataatcccgagttctattatgtAATACGTTCTATTAGTTTTGTATTTCGTATTTCAGTCATGTATGAACATTGTCATTAATACTTCGTATGTGAATTGCTTAGTATAATGTAGTAAAATGGTTCAGAGCagttggttggctgctcagaccatcgaccgatggtagggaccatcggtcgagggactctcaccatcggccgtaggtctcagaccaccggccgatggtcactgaagatatatatatatatatatatatatatatatatatatatatatatatatatatacgggttttgTGGTTCATTGTGAGGTTACACACCACAAACCCTTTAGCCGACGTATCTCTCTGTGTTCATCGTCCCAGACCAATTCCCAACCGAATACAAAGCTCTAGGCATTGATTATATCAACTatttgttggttagattgatcccgaaAGTTGATTAAGTATTCGACTCGCCCTAGTTATCGTTTCCGCCGTTAATCTAGGTTAATACGTTTGATCTAAGGTCTATAGTTCGCCTACATCATCATCGATGCATGTCTCACATAAATGCAGTAACTATTACAGGTTAGTTGCTATCCCTTTCTCTATATTTTTGACAATTAATTTATACGGAGTAAAAGTTACCCAAATAGCTGGACCGCAGGTGTTAAGCATGATAGTTATAATCAGCACATGATTACTGGGTTGATGTAGGTGCAATATTATTTTTAACTAACACAATTATTGAAATCTGATTGACTAATAGTTGATGTTGGAAATAACTGAGTTATTTGTTTAGTAATCTTTATGCTGTTTATCTAGTTTGGAGATTTTATTTAAAGCTCcacattttcttttatttaaaaaaaGGTATGCATATGCATGGTAAATCATTGATGTAAATATTACTTATGCTACCTAGTATCTACAGGATGAATTATCTACTTTGCAAATAGTAATTATAGTCACTACTTCTCCTTgtaaagttctttttgtttcaaaTATCATGAGTGCCCTGATTTTGTTAAGTGTGATCTTTTTGGTATCTTAGTTCAAGTAATTATTACTTCTTGACAAGTTCTATTCATTTATGTTTGGGATGTCTAAAGATTCATTAGGGCCTGACCCATCTTGGTCAAGAAAATTTTCTGACATTAAGTGGCTGACCTTTGAGTTAGTAAAATGGGTTAAGATGGAACTTTAGAATATGTGATTCTAGTTAGATATTAATCAATTTGGGTAACTTTGTAAAAGATCATCATTAGATGCTACCGAGAACTTACAAACTAAATGTTATTGCTTGAATTCTAATAAATAGTTTAGCTATGTACAAAATCTTTGATTGATCTCCTTCTATGGTCTAACTTAGCCCAAAGATGAACTTTTAATGTTTTTATTACAATTGTATATGTGAAAGATGTTATTAGTGATAAAACGACCCTCAAATCGGCCCCAAGAGATACACGAGCTACATGTCCGTCACAACATGAGAGACACTTGCCCCGCACAATCTGAAGCAGTGGACTAACCGGGTATCTCCAGGTTTCAACTAAAAACTATGGTCGGAGATATTAATTAGCCACTACTGTAAGCTTATAATAAGCTTACATTTCCTTTATCAAGTCAAATGAATATGCCCCTCGATTTCTGTGGTCTATTTCAGCATTTATTACATGTAATGTTATGCGAATGAATATGCtcaaaaataaaatgtaataaaatcgaaacaaatattttgtttttttttacgtCTATTTTCATTATGAGCTTTCTGTCCGTTACGTTACTAGTTCACATGTTTTTTCACTCGTTCACATTCTTCTCTCTGATAATTTCATCTAGTGAGACTTGTTTCTTGCTTCTACACAGTTCGATCCTTTTCTCATATCTTTCATTCATGTTTCTCTGtgtgcaattactttctttcttaTCCGGTCGCTGATTTTTATCAATTTCCATCATAAGTATACATTGCCTAAAATCTAAATGGAAGAGTCTTTAATGAAATTATCTAAATTTGAAGGACAACTTCCACACGATCTTGTTTTCAAGATtcttgaaaggttgtcttttaaatcaATGCTAAAGGCGAAGTCCGTTTGTAAACAATGGCGCGATGTAGTTTCCGATCCTTCTTTTATCGAGGCGCACCTTTCTAAAAGCTATAGTCTTGGCCGCATAAGGTATATTCATGGTGCTCCAATGATGAAATCTGTTGGTTTGGATGATCAAGAGACACGGTATGAACATACCATTCCGACGACTGAATTCTCAAGGTATGTAGAAATTTTAGGGTCTTGCAATGGCTTGATTTTATTGGGCGATGGTGATCGTAGCTATTTTTTGTGGAACCCATCTACGCGATTGCTTAGAAGTTTCACGGGTCGTTTTCTATTTAGGGGAGAATTTAGGCACTTCGCACTAGGTTACGATTCAACAACTCGTGCATATAAGGTTGTAAGGATTGTTCGTGTTCATAGTCATAAAGTATATGATAGATTTAAGGCCCCTTCATATGAAAAATCAGTTTACGATGTAACTAGTGCTCATGTGTATAGTTGCAAGACTAATAGTTGGAAGAAGATTGAGCATTTCCCATATGTCATCTTTGAAGACGCACAAGGTGTGACTATGAACGGTTATCCGCATTGGATTGTCTTTTGGGATCATTTTGttgaatataaagataaagttataGTTGTGATCGTTTACTTTGATTTAGTTGAGGAAAAGTTCAAAGAATTACCTAAACCTAGTTGGTTAGTGGAGTCGTCTTCTTATAGTTTTGGTTCTTTTGAAGGAAAGTTATGCTTTATTCACTATACAACAGTGCGGCAGCGAGAGATTCGAGAGATTTGGGTGATGGAAAAGCACGGGGAATCATGGATAAATGTATCATCTAAGATTAATATCAAGAGGGTTATTCTTCGAGGTTGGAGTTCTGGTCATCCGTATGCCAATTATAGTCGTGAAAAGCCGTTTATTGGAGCACAATATGTTGAGAGCCTAGTCTCTCCTTATGCCGGGAATGATATGGCTGGATGAAGGTTCTCTCATGATATTATTTTTTTAGTTCTGTTTGGCATTTGGCATTCATATACTTCTGTTACTAGCCTCCTTTACTAAGGTGCGTTTGATTGCCTCTttcttaattgaatggttcagcGTTCAATGTTGAATCGTTTAGCATTCATTGCGTTTGTATGTGACATGTGCCATTGATGTTGAGCCATTATGCAATCTGTGCTGAACCATTAGAGTTGAAATACTCTCTTAACCATTGAACACCTACGTTTACACTGATTTACCATAATAATAAGTAGAGCCAATGCGGACTTCGCCGAGGGAAGAGCCGCTACGTTTCCTTTAATGTTTAATACATTGATTTTACATCATTTGTATGGTTTATTCAGAATGATTATCAAACAGATTGTCGTTAAGAGTCCACTTCACTTAGAACCCGTGAATCATTATGTTTTATCAAACGCATCCTAAATGTGTATCGTCGTAGATGCCCATGCTAAAATATGTTCCGTTTAGTTTACAATATTACTTGATTGTTTGTAAGTGGTAACAAATTAATCAGGTATTCATTGTAAGGTGATGATTGTTGTAGAAACTATTCAAATGTCTTTAACCGTGATGCATGATCTAATTGTGCTTGTCATGCTTGTCATTCTGCAGAAGGTTTCTAATTTCTATGGAGGATGAAGGAGCACGTTGTTGGATTGACTAGAAGGTGTTTTTATTCTCCGAACTAATTGAGTGTATGTTTCTCTTTTGTTTCTGCGTTTTAAATACTTGTTACATGGGTGAAGAGTTGGATATGAGCTTTGTTTAATTGTTTCCTTTTATGTAATGCTTAAGACTTCTAGGTATCAATTTTCATCTTTTTAGTTATGAGCTTTGATAATCACTGAAGTTAGCAACTCTGCACAAAGTTGTTACAAAGCAGTAGATACAGTGCTATACTATCGCGTCTTTTTGGGCGTAACCATTAAAATAGATCAAATAAGTGACTGAACAGGTTGGTctggtcgggtcgggtcgggtcgggtcgggtcatGTGCTTTGTCTTATGTGCTGGTAAAGTATTATCTGGGTTGATTAAAGTATcgactacggagtattatttatctcTTATCATATACGTGCAGGGTTAAAGGGTCTTGGTGTCAAGATCCTCTCTTTATGTAAATGTGTCTGATTGTTCTCTACCAAAATGGTGtttacgagtatatatatattttttttttttggtaattgCAACGcactattaaaaaaaaaagaaaaaagtacTCCGTACTCCGTACTCCATAGTATATCAATTGGGTGGGAGACGACCGAAGtgattcaagaaaatatttctACTGCAACCCGCACTATTAAAACGGTTCTAGTATGAATTCATCCAAGAAAGTTACCTCCTTTCTTGGATGCTTTCAACTTATCACCCAATGTCATTTTGGTCGTACGACTCTATCCAAGAAAGTTACTTCATATGAATGATGTATTGGTTAGCATAATGCTTATGTGTGAAAAGTATCCTTCAAATTATTATGTGCATTCATACCATGTATGTTACTTTAGGCACCAACGGTTTTCGTAATTCAAAACCTTAAAGCTTCAAAATCAAACTTTCTTACAAATTAACCAGTCTCTTTGCATAACATATTTGATTAGAGAGCTTGATCAATTGTATAATTTAAAAACCATCTCCATTTAGCTGAGTGATTACTGTCCTTCCGGATgtccgagaggtctcgagttcgagtctcaTCTGGGGATTTCACAATGCAATTTACTTTGCAGTGGGTTATAGAGTCCTGTGAAGTTTCTTGCCTAGCACAAAAGTGAGCTTTTGAATTTGTGATTACGAATGTATATGCTGAATTACTGAATGATATTATTAGTGAGAAAAATATGTACCATGCCATACGATTTTTGTCGTCTACTTCAACATTTATTGCATGTAATGTTATATGATGAATATGCTCTTAAATAGAtaccgttttttaaaaaaaaaaaaacaaaaacaaaaaca
This genomic interval carries:
- the LOC139900635 gene encoding F-box/kelch-repeat protein At3g06240-like, producing the protein MEESLMKLSKFEGQLPHDLVFKILERLSFKSMLKAKSVCKQWRDVVSDPSFIEAHLSKSYSLGRIRYIHGAPMMKSVGLDDQETRYEHTIPTTEFSRYVEILGSCNGLILLGDGDRSYFLWNPSTRLLRSFTGRFLFRGEFRHFALGYDSTTRAYKVVRIVRVHSHKVYDRFKAPSYEKSVYDVTSAHVYSCKTNSWKKIEHFPYVIFEDAQGVTMNGYPHWIVFWDHFVEYKDKVIVVIVYFDLVEEKFKELPKPSWLVESSSYSFGSFEGKLCFIHYTTVRQREIREIWVMEKHGESWINVSSKINIKRVILRGWSSGHPYANYSREKPFIGAQYVESLVSPYAGNDMAG